One window of Phocoena phocoena chromosome 13, mPhoPho1.1, whole genome shotgun sequence genomic DNA carries:
- the ISCU gene encoding iron-sulfur cluster assembly enzyme ISCU isoform X1, with protein sequence MAAAAGAGRMRRATSALLLRAPRLPVRELSAPARLYHKKVVDHYENPRNVGSLDKTSKNVGTGLVGAPACGDVMKLQIQVDEKGKIVDARFKTFGCGSAIASSSLATEWVKGKTVEEALTIKNTDIAKELCLPPVKLHCSMLAEDAIKAALADFKLKQEPKKGEAEKK encoded by the exons atggcggcggcggctGGAGCAGGACGTATGAGGCGGGCGACTTCGGCACTGCTACTCCGGGCCCCGCGTCTGCCGGTCCGGGAGCTGTCAGCTCCGGCTCGGCTCTATCACAAGAAG GTTGTTGATCATTATGAAAATCCCCGAAACGTGGGGTCCCTTGATAAGACATCTAAAAATGTCGGAACCGGACTGGTGGGAGCGCCAGCGTGTGGTGATGTCATGAAATTACAG ATTCAAGTGGATGAAAAGGGGAAGATCGTGGACGCCAGGTTTAAAACATTTGGCTGTGGTTCTGCGATTGCCTCCAGCTCGCTAGCCACCGAATGGGTAAAGGGGAAGACG GTGGAGGAAGCCTTGACCATCAAAAACACGGACATTGCCAAGGAGCTGTGCCTCCCGCCTGTGAAACTGCACTGCTCCA TGCTGGCCGAAGATGCCATCAAGGCCGCCCTGGCTGATTTCAAACTGAAACAAGAACCCAAGAAAGGAGAGGCGGAAAAGAAATGA
- the ISCU gene encoding iron-sulfur cluster assembly enzyme ISCU isoform X2, with amino-acid sequence MCVVDTSLSTTRVVDHYENPRNVGSLDKTSKNVGTGLVGAPACGDVMKLQIQVDEKGKIVDARFKTFGCGSAIASSSLATEWVKGKTVEEALTIKNTDIAKELCLPPVKLHCSMLAEDAIKAALADFKLKQEPKKGEAEKK; translated from the exons ATGTGTGTTGTTGACACAAGCCTTTCTACCACCAGG GTTGTTGATCATTATGAAAATCCCCGAAACGTGGGGTCCCTTGATAAGACATCTAAAAATGTCGGAACCGGACTGGTGGGAGCGCCAGCGTGTGGTGATGTCATGAAATTACAG ATTCAAGTGGATGAAAAGGGGAAGATCGTGGACGCCAGGTTTAAAACATTTGGCTGTGGTTCTGCGATTGCCTCCAGCTCGCTAGCCACCGAATGGGTAAAGGGGAAGACG GTGGAGGAAGCCTTGACCATCAAAAACACGGACATTGCCAAGGAGCTGTGCCTCCCGCCTGTGAAACTGCACTGCTCCA TGCTGGCCGAAGATGCCATCAAGGCCGCCCTGGCTGATTTCAAACTGAAACAAGAACCCAAGAAAGGAGAGGCGGAAAAGAAATGA